The genomic DNA CAAACAACTGGTGTTCATCCGTAGCCATCTTGCAATGTTCACTAATGACTTTGACGTCGCagcgctgtcgtcatctgtttagctcgcctctggccctcCTATATCacatacaccgatgtgattggtgcagctcggctacaagggcatagttaatgagcatcattactgaatgccagagtgtgactcgctgagcaaatttaAAATTGTGCTCTCACGAGAACTCCAGGTATCCAGATTTCCAGGGTATCCCCCGTGAGGAATTcaaaagtaatgacaacaaaactgtcagcgcatccacatgatacaagccttcctccacgcagctgctagtagccaaggaggacacggatgGTTAAACAAAACATGattgactcttcagaagaggtaattatcttcactcgagtttctgcgcgggaaagtcgccgaacgccacaatcttctgaacaaagccatactgagaaatccagagagagttgtgtggagctgatagtcttaattagctttgtagcaactcatttggcaatggcttgaatgtaacggacgttcattaatatcaaaaagttacgtaCTAAAGCTCTAATGCAGTAtgacccttaccctaaccaattTAAAACTTTGGGTGTTAATCTGAAGTTTTAAACCTTGGATATTACTCATTTGCAGCAACtacaaaaataatatacaacTGGTTTACTGTTATTACATGTACATGAAATAGTTTTATATACTGGAGTGGAGCTGTGAGCTCAGTAACCTCTCACCACACCAActttaggttttatttttttacagaccTGCAGATTCCTTGCTTATTTATATTAATGATAGGAATAACACCACTGGTGTTACCAACGGCAGCAACAGATTTTACTGGTGGGCGACTGGCTATACATTCCTTTCATGCCAGGTGTCTGAAAATAACTCTTGCGCCCTGCGCGTCATAGTACAGGACAGCACGCCACGGCTCAGTGCCAGATATGGAACCGACACACACTGGTAGAGACAATGGCTCCACGCAGGACCCTCCATGTTTCACCTTCCATTGTCAAACTCACAAAACGATTCACTCGCAATTTTACATTTGTGCCATGCATCTGGgacctgatgtgtgtgtgtgtgtgtgtgtgtgtgtgtgtgtgtgtgtgtgtgtgtgtgtgtgtgtgtgtgtgtgtgtgtgtgtatacacatgtCCTCTGGGCTGAGTCACTGGCCGTAGTTATACAGGGTTTCTACGGAAGAGGAAAAATGTATTCGAATTCTGACtctaatctcagaattctgactttttttttttaagtcaaaaaaaaaaaagatatctaTTTTAAaactatagtgcgtagtttctgccacccccatgaggaattctaagtaatgacaacaacactgtcagcgcatccacaggatacaagccttctgtgattgtgcgcaccccccctcccccaaccccaCCCCTACCCCCATCCATGcagctgctagtagccaaggaggacacggaggattaaaaaaacatgatggagcTAATTATCTCGCGTTTCTGCAcaggaaagtcgccggacgccacaatcttctgaacatagccctactcagacctgccaaccttgaagaaATTTTATGAGTACAACCCCCCTTTAGTTACTCCATAACCATATACAAGTAGACCATAAATGTTATACAATTACTGCTATCACTCCTAACATTCAAttgaaaacaaactgttgtaCAGGAGGCATAGCCCATGGAAACTTCTTCCACCTGAAAATACATGGTTTGGCTCATCACTACCTTCTAgattacaataaattattattactgtgtagAGGAGTGGATGAATGGCTGTACGCGTAGTGAAACTActatacaaatgttttcttatatcctgtccaatattttgtgcccatatatttgttagtctaaccaacaggaggcagagagaacTAATAAATGTGCCTAAGTACTTCTGTGTTAAAGATGAGAGTTAGACCAGGTTAACACGTAGCCTTCTTCtgattactgaagggaaattaaGTAGTTTAAGTAATGATTTACTCATAAAGCAACTTTAAATAGCCCTAAAGCAACTACTAAAAAGCCAGATTAAGCATGACAGAATCACAATTTTTAGGATTTTCTATTTTATGTACTGTTgccatcacatcacataaatGCCTAACTGTTCTCATTTTACTTATTAGTTTTTCCGGGgtggggtttgtttttttttttttttgcgttactttcaccaaaatagaaGCAGAAGTattcttggcaggtagcttgtgaatttcaccacgggGTCAaaaaagtctcatctttatccacaaTACAtctgtattattaatctgacgatgcaaagtaactaaagctataaaataaatagttaagtaaaacgttcaatagcctacttgactctgaattgtggtggactagaagtagcctaataagtaggagaaaatgaaaaatacccaattaaaattgaatcaaaAAGTAGCCGACggttactttccaccgctgataaaatgtaatattacgtgtagcaagactaaacattaattctcGACATGTTATCTGTCAGTTGCTCGGTCACATTGCTGTCGTcactgacaggacacagatgttgtcagttACCGTCTGGttctgaccacgggaacagtgacgggacagctcgcttcaacgcagcgtaaaAAAACTCCGGAAAATAATGTCCGTGTCGCAGATGTATCCGTCTCTTCAGTCATTTCAACCACTGaattgtaacgcgttactcccatCACTGATGGACACTATGAACGCTTTTTTTCTTAtcatccatttatttttaatatcattatgTTTCGGGTGGTGGGGAGTATTTGTTTATGGGACTGTGTTCGTTACCTGTTGCCCCTTGGTGACTGATGTCGATGTCTGTCTTGCACACGGTGCAGAACGCGTgaggaggttctatatactgtctatgtgaggtagcctggacatgtggaggaaaGGCTATCTCTCCCGTTAAGAAATCGTTCCAAACCTTTTTTTGAGGCGGTTCAGCCATGGCATGCAAGCCTACAGTTATCCGGACAGCCTGGCTTGCTGAGgcactgaattgaattaaatgcgCGAAGCATTTGGCTAGGAGGGGCAGGTGGGCGGACGGTTAAAACGCAGCACTCTGATTGGCCGAAAGCTTTTCACTCCACTCCTCAGCGGCAGAATCAATGTCATAGATGTAGATTGCATAGAAACTGAAACCGGAGAAAtgcgagatgcaacaaaatgcgTACCTAGAGAGCAGTGAATCGTACAAGCGTACTTAAGGGTCAAAATGCGTGCTGGCAGGTCtgcatactgagaaatacagagagagttgtttggagctgatgtgatgatgatgtcttaattagctttgtagcaactcatttcgcaatggcttgaatgtaacagacgttcattaatactTTTCATTAAGAattaaaaagttacgcactaaagttaaaaaaaaaagaattcggactttaaactcaatatgttttttcaaatgtggccctaatcctcttccgtagatGTCAGAGTCCagaaacataatttaaaacaattccCCAATTTCCGAATTGGCATTATAGGACTGGTGTCTAGTCACCGTGTGGAGGAGCCAGAGCACTTCCACTCTTCTATCTGTGGTACAATCCGAAAGAGACTCTTGCCAATAACAcgaagctgattggctgcaatataagttgcatgatggtctcatttgtagtcgtaatttagcaaattatatttggacctgcgaaagaaagaactacaacaccgcGGAATAGAAAACAACATTCTAAAGCGCTGTGGGAGCATTGGACGTAGCGTttacatggacgtaggaaaataAAGACCggtttaaaatgtgttaaacCTAGACACAATACTTTTTGAGGCCTGAAATTTAGATTTTAtaatgtttgacttttttttacttcttaaggccccgcggaaaccctgttatactgtatgtgtggttcTCGCTGCAATaggctagtctcgcattgccagacccatctccacagagctgcggaagagggtctggctagtccacacagcattccaggatgggagaaaaacgtgctctggtttattggcatttctttaaaccaatcacaaccggaCTCAATGACGGtgcttctgcaaaatagcctcgggaaggaacttgttttggtggaacgtgtacattcaaaagttgtttttgttgtgcaacagaaagattggacagatagtctagctagctgtctggatttaccctgcagagatctgaggagcagttaaccatagtccgtaatgtcaacacaaagaaagtggaaggcacctgaacaatcccggaaaggCTAAAGGATGCACAGTACTGCACTGTGTATAGATGGATAACAATGAAGTCTTTTATCTAATAGTTTAGCCTTGAATTAGCTGCAGCCGTGAGCCTTTGGCTACGGTTAGCAGAACTTTCACTGAAGGGAAAACCGAGCCAAGGACGAGTTCAAGTCTACTTGAATTACAAAATGCTAAAAAGATTTATATCGACATTTTTTGCACGACACCAAAAATAAAGTGTCTACCACAGCTTTGAGTTAAAGACTTGATATGAACGTCTTGCACACACTGTTAAGCACCCCGTTAATCCTCTGTCTCGCATTGTTATGAGGTCCTGTTCAACGGCATTGAGTCATGACTCCGAGAAAGTGGTCAGGTTCTAGTAAGGTATACAGTCCAGCTCATGTGTAACAGAGGGTCAGGTGGTTTTCTGCGCAGCCTTTGTCAGCCCTCTCACTCAGCTCCCTCTCCACAAAGCAGATGGTGCGTTATGTGATCGAGCAGAAACCTAATAGCTGTGTTGTATATTCCTGCAGtgctcgctctcgctctctctctctctctctctctctctctctctctctctcatatatatatcaGTGGTTGCACTCCATACTTATCGCTCGGACTCGGTGATTATGCAGTATTCTTTAGGAAAGCCTTCATCAAGTTTCTGCTCGATCACATAACACAGCATTTGTTTGACGTGTTTCCAGGACGCAGAGCTGGATTCACTGTAGCGTAAGAGCGCACAACGTTCTCCATCTGCTGTTTGATTTTACAGCCTGGGCTACTATGGTAACCACTGGGCTATCTCATACAAGAGATAGCGGAGACGGGCGCCTTTAGAGCAAATTTGCATAGAAAGATGTACACAGAGTGGACTTACTGCCGACATCCAGTCTGGCGTTGCATGTGGACATGCCCGCTTCGTTGATGGCAGAGAGAGTGTACCAACCAGCATCAGACTTCATCAGCCTCTCTATCAACAAGCACTGCCGGCCTGAACCGTCCTCATACAGACTGTGGAGAAACAAAGCCAGAGATTCAGAGGTTTATTTCATCGCTTAAAAAGTTAGTAACACACGGTGGCCAGAGTGTCTTGAGGCAGGCTGAGTGTTCAAAAGAATAAATACACTTgcacaatttaaaagataatggCACACATAAACTGAGAAATGAATGAGTGCATAACAAAACAAGTTCATTTTGCTGATTGTGCATATTGTCCAGAGGCAGTCTCAACAGTGTATAGGTGCAGTTGTAACCTGCCATCAGGAACCAGAcctacacagtgaaataaaCCTCTCCAATCTCAAACATGTTTGAGACAGCAAAGCTCAGTGTGCACATCACTTTTCTAAACCATGGTACCCTTTCCTAGAGATATTTCATATTATCACTAGTTCTTCTGTTCTGGTGTGTTTGAAAACAGAAATACTGTTTTCATTGTGGTAAAAGTTACAGTTAAGAAATGGTAATGTACAAGTCTCGAGGCACTATTGGCCCATGAGTAGACCTACAATTAGGGCTGTGACGGTATAGTATTTTTCTTATCGCGGTGACAAAGCATATCACCGCGGTATGGCGGTTAACCTCAACCCCCTTACAAGAGTAGCGTAAATTACAGCGAGAATGGCAGGGGGCCTTAAGTGATTGACGTCAGTGCCCGTGTGGAGAGCAAGCGGTAACGGAGAGCAGCGCATGAGTGCTGCTGTGAGgaaaagcgagaggaaaaagagatagcaaagattatgtaaattaaacaataaaacaacaagcttgagcttctcaagacacagTGGCTTTATCTGTTGTCAATACCGCCGGTAAAGTGAATGGCCGTTACCCCCCCGATAAACATCGGCTTAACCCATagcacagtgtttccatttcagctcaatgtgagagtctttactgtgttttgctgtcatttatggccactctgctttctctcatctccgttgatctattccacagacagttcagaaagcgcaattgtcaataaagtaaaaagaaaaaaaagtttgccgACAATGCCAAGGGCAGACGCTCCGCAGCACAGCGGtcttagcagctgagcagacagagtgCTCTGTCTAAGataaccaatataagctgctctgtttaggctacaaaacgtgcatgcaggctgagatTCAACCGTTCGGTTTTGTCAGGATTAAGCTATAAGCAGAAAgaaactccgctagctgctaggctaatgtgcaatggtaaacactgcagcgtTAACGTTAATGTGTCCACGTCCACCTCAGCTCAATGGACTGTCCATCCTCAAAGCTGAAGTGACGGGCAActtgcgtttttttttctctccataaacTCTTGAATGTAGGATAGAAGACAGTCGATGAGGGTAACTACACGATTATTGCTTTCATTATATGTCATATCACACAATATCTGTTCTCCTGTAAGTTACGCGagctaaaggtaaaaaaataaataatgcgGTGATGACGTCATGACCGCGGTAGTGGCACGTCACCGCCGGTATTGCGGTGATGCGGTTATCGTCACAGCCCTACCTACAATAAGAGTTTTTTGGACACTCAGGGGCAGCAGAAACATGTTGTCAACACAACACTAACATAGTATCACCGTTTTAACTTGAAATGGTGAAATAGTTGCTTATGTACAGATCCAGTAAAtacggagcaacattatcattcatttgaaGTTGTATTTGAGTCCATATTTGATAAGTGCAAGTCCAACCTTAACTCTCTTATGACTCTGTTTTTGGCCTCCGCccactcctgagggaaatatttgTCTCTTAAACTGCTCATGTTGCACCTTCTAGTTGATAACTGtcatttggtgctgggcaggtaatGTAGTGAGCAGGGTTTAAGAGCTGCTTTCCTcccactgaaaacagctgcctgctctGGCAGAAAAAGACGCTGCCGATAGCGGCGAGAACGAATCAAACGGTAAAGTAGCCATGTGCGGCGAGTGACCCCTTTCATACAGAGAGGCAAATCTTAAAAAGGTTGCAGTTACAGCTTGTTTCTGGGGTGGCTACAAGTAAACATGACTATGGGTCAACAACAGGATtgagacagaaaacaaaatgtgcTTTGTAAGATACTTAATATGTTTGACATGTTTATGAAAGAGTGTCCCTTTGGTATGATCTTTTGAGTTTACAGTACAGTAGTGGAGTGCAGTTAAGGAGGAGTTTGGGTGTAATAAAGTACTTTAGTTGACCCACCTCATTCTGTTTGGGTCAATGCGAAGCATGTCTTTATCTTTCTTCCAGAagagctgcggaggaggggAAGCGTCCACTTTGCACTCTAACCGAACAGTATCACCCTCTAGAGCTCTGGAGTTCAGCATCTTCTGGACAAAGGTGGGAGGACGCAGAGCCTCCTGGGCTGCAGAGAGGACGTTGCACAGCACAGGTGATTACATTATCTTTCACCTGAAGAACTTCACACAGTAGGACTGGTATAGATTAATAAATCAATTCGTGATCATTATTAAGCTACACTATGATGACAttctactaaaaaaaaaaaaaaaaaagacagcatttaGCCTAAAAACAGGATGTGCTGTAATGACCTAAAAAATGTTTACCTAAAACTTCGAGCCTCATGGTAAATTTGCTCTCCCCTGCTCGGTTCCTGGCCACGCACTCATAAACGCCAGCATGGTGCACAGTGACGATCTCTATGATGAATGAGTGCATCCCTTTCTCACACACCAGCATCTTATGGTAGTCGTCGGGACGGATGGCTTTCCCGTCCAGGTACCAGCAGACGTCTGGGGTGGGGAGGCCTCCGACCTGAATTGAGAAAAGCCAAGTTGCAAGTTTATTCCTTCAGTTTACTTTAACATGGCCGCACCATTATTGTATCCATTTTTTGTATTAGTTATGTGAGGGAGCCCCTGACCTTGTAGTAATAGAGGCTTAAGTGTATTAATAAGCTTGAAAACGTGAAGCTCTTGGTGTTAAATAGTGATGGGAATTACAAGAAAAAATACTATGTCTCCCCCCTTCTCGTGCATGCACGCACTAAATGGAAAAGTCACAGCATGCACTCACAATAACACACCTGCAATTACCGCTTATTGCCATAGGTGCCGCCAACGAGAACAAAATAGAGATCTTCAAGACTaacattattttgtgtgtgtgtgtgtgtgtgtgtgtgtgtgtgtgtgtgtgtgtgtgtgtgtgtgtgtgtgtgtgtgtgtgtgtgtgtgtgtgtgtgtgtgtgtgtgtgtgtgtgtgtgtgtgtgtgtgtgtgtgtgtgtgtgtgtgtgtgtgtcaccttgAAGTCAATCCTACAGAAGCGTCCCTCCTCTACAGTGAGGTCCGGAGGGATCTGCAGGAAGCGAGGAGCGTAACATTTCTCCTGGATGGCTGAGCCCTCATTTCCCCTCTCATCTGTCCCTGAGTGGCGCCTCCCcctgcagggagagagagattattTATTCATAACCTCACTTTACCGCACTTTCAATGACTTgatttacagcacacacacacaggcaaccGTATTACTGTAACGCGGATCCCTGtcctgtctctgtcctctgacAGCATGGCTACTGAAATAGGGACTTGAGCCATTTCTATCTCTCCTGACAGACAGTTGGAGTTATAAGACCCTAGGAATATTTATAGCACAACACAATGTGGAGATTATGTAAACACATTTCAAAGTGTCATGCATGACAGCACAGAGCAACTTGCGGCTCAGTTACCACATTCACatggacagaaacacaaagagTCAAATATTCATGCGCTGGAAAAATATGAAaagcaaaatgaaaatacattttattccacctattttctttttaaattcattttgttttacaacTGCATGAAGAGAGTAGCAGACTCCCATGCTGGACAGAAATCTCAAGGGGAAAACCCTTGAGATTCAAGGTTGACTGGAATCCTGAGTTCATAATTATGAGCAATATTGAtactataattattatttaccaTAGTCCTCCTGTGTGTCTTCCTTGGGGTAAATGTGGCTGTAACAGAAAACAGAGTTAAGTTAAATAAGCAAATCACAGGTTTGAActttgaaaatttaaaaaaaagttttagttGGACAAAATGCCAGGAGggtaactttgtgtgtgtgtgtattctgacACAACAGTCCTGTTGTCACTAGTGAAAGGGGCTCGTTCTCAGAAAGCAGGCAAGAAATAGCTGCTGACAGAGTGACATGAGAGAATAGATGGTGCAAAGCCCTGTGAGCgacaaccccacacacacacacacacacacacacacacacacacacacacacacacacacacacacacacacacacacacacacacacacacacacacacaaaaaaaaaaaaacacaaaaaacacaacacacacacacacacacacacacacacacacacacacacacacacctcactgaGGCTGTTGATTATACTGCCAggcttttttaaactttgggCTCGGGAGCCCATCAGGAGGCCCCAAGAGGGAAACTGGCTCCCTGTGCAGCCATTCAAACCTAAATTACTGTAATAATGTGCGGTCGTAATAGCTAAATGAAAGCTAATGCGGTTTGGACCAGCGCCAACATAAATGTCTGTACACAGCACAGTCGGCACTGCAACACTCATCAGTATAGAAATGTTAGAAACGTTGAGATTGCCCACTCgctaaaaataaaagtttgttGTCGTACCTGGTCGAGTTGTGAGTCAGAGAGACTGTCTTGGTAGTTGGCGTTGTCTGGACCCAGCAGCCTACGAGCCATGCGCTCCTCATAGGAGAGTTTCTGTTCAAAAATGAAGCGCTATACCtttaaattgtaattttttCACCGCACAAAGAAAGCATGCTGcaattttttgtttaaattgcaataatgtattattttatgttCAAACAGGCAGAAAATGTGTAAAGCTAGGTTTATGGTGGCAAGGAAAGTGATGGTGGAAATGAACGTGAATTCGAGTTATCCTCTACAGCGAAAGAGATTGTTGATAAAAAGGGTTACAGGCAGTCAGTTGTGTGGAAATCAAGCGATTAGGAGCAGATTAAGCCGGTCTGCAAAATATGTCGGCGATTGGTGCCAACCAGGATGGGAAACGCAACCGATCTTTTCCATCACCTGAACACGTACCATTTAATCCGTTTACATTTAATATGATACTTTTAAGTAGTTTTAAGTTGTTTACAAAAATCAAAAGAAATGCAGACAAAACTTAGTTTGCATTTGTTGATTTTGCAGCCACAAAAAAGGAAAGTGtatgttttctctttcttcctctgtatgaaaaaaaacaggttTGTGCCCCTCCTGGCGTTTCGGAGAATACTGCAACGAACAATGTGTTGAGCATAAACGTCTTCGTGCATGCTCGTGTCATGCGCCAGTATAACCAAGGCTTTAGTGTGAATGGGCTGGAGTGTGCATGTAGGTGGGGGGTGGGCTCTTGCATTTCTAACACAGTttgcaaggacacacacacacacacacacacacacaca from Perca fluviatilis chromosome 10, GENO_Pfluv_1.0, whole genome shotgun sequence includes the following:
- the myot gene encoding myotilin isoform X3 — its product is MRSTITLTPSIPSATGLGSATLPANQDTMSAPAAFLCSVLPSQSAFSPFSSSKLSPNSNLPRPSISPSRSPLAPSSPLLPMRASSSPSYLPKQPLPVSPSLPCSPLSPPTPSSSSVPQPNTPNGQNRVPPAVVSLPASYKGAPCILPKPILKKSIAPRPSSSRSTDDDIQGSKDALIQDLENKLRSKEARRRNSQKLSYEERMARRLLGPDNANYQDSLSDSQLDQPHLPQGRHTGGLWGRRHSGTDERGNEGSAIQEKCYAPRFLQIPPDLTVEEGRFCRIDFKVGGLPTPDVCWYLDGKAIRPDDYHKMLVCEKGMHSFIIEIVTVHHAGVYECVARNRAGESKFTMRLEVLAQEALRPPTFVQKMLNSRALEGDTVRLECKVDASPPPQLFWKKDKDMLRIDPNRMSLYEDGSGRQCLLIERLMKSDAGWYTLSAINEAGMSTCNARLDVGNGAEGRKHSK
- the myot gene encoding myotilin isoform X1, which gives rise to MRSTITLTPSIPSATGLGSATLPANQDTMSAPAAFLCSVLPSQSAFSPFSSSKLSPNSNLPRPSISPSRSPLAPSSPLLPMRASSSPSYLPKQPLPVSPSLPCSPLSPPTPSSSSVPQPNTPNGQNRVPPAVVSLPASYKGAPCILPKPILKKSIAPRPSSSRSTDDDIQGSKDALIQDLENKLRSKEARRRNSQKLSYEERMARRLLGPDNANYQDSLSDSQLDQPHLPQGRHTGGLWGRRHSGTDERGNEGSAIQEKCYAPRFLQIPPDLTVEEGRFCRIDFKVGGLPTPDVCWYLDGKAIRPDDYHKMLVCEKGMHSFIIEIVTVHHAGVYECVARNRAGESKFTMRLEVLAQEALRPPTFVQKMLNSRALEGDTVRLECKVDASPPPQLFWKKDKDMLRIDPNRMSLYEDGSGRQCLLIERLMKSDAGWYTLSAINEAGMSTCNARLDVGTRTAPAMKTAPPGSKTLKLLSSLSHVPVLSVESPAQHTAPLYESEEL